ATCTTAGCAATCTCCAAAATCGCAGGGTTTCGGATAGAAGAAACATCACTAGTCAAATCCTCATAAGCAGCTTCAAATGCCCGTTGCCAAAACCTGGGAAACTTAATTGTCTTGCTATGTGTATACACATCCCACATACGTCGTACCAATTTTTCTCTATCTTCTACTTCCTGCAATTGATCCAACACTACTTAAACACCGCAGATATTAATCTAATCCAAAAAACAAACAATCgtcttaattttttttaaaattacttgcttATTGCTTTAAGGCATCTAAAGATCAAATTATCTACTTCAACATGTTAGGTCGAGCACATGTTGTGCGATGATCAAGTATATCAACACCCTCCATTCCGTAGTGAACAAATACACAAAAAAATATTGTGCTTGGTGCGATGATAAGTACATCAACACACAAATTAAGATCAAATTATCTACTTGTAACATGTTAGGTTATCAAATGTCACGGTTGGTGTGATGATCAAGTACATCAACACGCTTAGTTACGTGTGAACCATATTAAGCAAAAAAAAGAGATATATAAGAAACGGAAATTAGGATGAACATGAAACTTGCAGTTTAAGTAATTATTACGAGGATGTCTAGGTCGGAGTGAAGAGGATAGTAAAAATCGTCCGTGAGTGTCGTGGCGGCGGTGGACCAGTTGAGAGTGACGGAGCCGGTGAACATTGACCAGAAAGCTAAAATGAGAATGATAATGAGAGCCCACAACTTATATCTTGTTGGTCCAAAAATAGAGGAACTAGTAGCGTTACATTTGATCATATTGTTAAACTGAGATGAGCTGAAGCTCATCCGGACTACACTTGTGGCTGATGGATTtttatgagagagagagagagattttgtCATGACGGTTAAGAATAAACCCCCGTGATAAAAGCCTCTGTTTTTGGGTCCAAGACTCACAGGCTCTGCTACAAAGTAGTGTAGTATTCATGTTTTTTTACATGGTGTGACACAATGCTTTCCGCAACGAAAATAATGTAAAGTTCAGACACTATTCACCACATATCCATGTCTTTCATGTCCAGCTACTGTAACTATAACATGGTTTCACTTGTTCACATGATTCGTGACTCAAATAATTCAATTGTGTTAGAATAATTAAATGAAATGCTTAAGAATAGTATGACTCATGCCTCTAATCTGGTTTGACCATAGGAAATACAAGGCTGGCCTCTTAAATAACACTCACAGTTTTCTTTATCGGTCCAAAAATTAATATTCACTTGACCAA
This genomic interval from Apium graveolens cultivar Ventura unplaced genomic scaffold, ASM990537v1 ctg531, whole genome shotgun sequence contains the following:
- the LOC141702601 gene encoding uncharacterized protein LOC141702601; this encodes MTKSLSLSHKNPSATSVVRMSFSSSQFNNMIKCNATSSSIFGPTRYKLWALIIILILAFWSMFTGSVTLNWSTAATTLTDDFYYPLHSDLDILEVEDREKLVRRMWDVYTHSKTIKFPRFWQRAFEAAYEDLTSDVSSIRNPAILEIAKMSMFSLNLIFESLPKATTASETDRVIGKETGPGKLQKSRRGLLDVRG